The DNA window CGCCGCGGGCGCGGACTTGATTAATGACACGTGGGCGGGATGGGACCCCGAGCTCGTGGAGGTCGCCGGTGCCCACGGCGTGGGGTATGTCTGCTCTCACACCGGCGGGGTCGTGCCGCGCACCCGCCCGCACCGCGTGCATTTTGACGACGTGGTCGCCGACGTGATCCGGGAAACCACCGAGCTCGCCGAGCGCGCCGTGGACTGCGGGGTGCCCGCTGAAAAGGTGTTTGTCGACCCCACCCACGACTTCGGCAAGAACACCTTCCACGGGCTGGAAATCCTGCGCCGCATCGACGAGCTCGTCGCCATTGGCTGGCCCGTGCTCATGGCGCTGTCGAACAAGGACTTCGTCGGCGAGACCGTCGGGCGCGCAGACCCCGCCGAGCGGGTTGCGGGCACACTCGCCGCGACCGCGTGGGCGGCGGCGCGCGGGGTGGCCGCGTTCCGCGTCCACAACGTTGCGGAAACCGTCGATGTGCTGCGCATGACCGCGGCGATCCAGGGCGCGGTGCCGCCGCTTGAGACGGTGCGGGGGCTCGCGTGAGCGAGTGCAAGGTCAGCGTGGTCATCCCCGCGCTCAACGAAGAGGCCACGGTCGGCGACGTCGTGCAGACATGCCTGCGCAGCGAGTGCGTGGCTCAG is part of the Corynebacterium imitans genome and encodes:
- the folP gene encoding dihydropteroate synthase; its protein translation is MAKNNAAGLAQVMAIVNRTPDSFYDKGATFAIEKAAERADAVIAAGASIVDVGGVKAGPGDDVDAREESDRVVPLIAEVRARHPEVSISVDTWRAGVAEAAIAAGADLINDTWAGWDPELVEVAGAHGVGYVCSHTGGVVPRTRPHRVHFDDVVADVIRETTELAERAVDCGVPAEKVFVDPTHDFGKNTFHGLEILRRIDELVAIGWPVLMALSNKDFVGETVGRADPAERVAGTLAATAWAAARGVAAFRVHNVAETVDVLRMTAAIQGAVPPLETVRGLA